From one Desulfurobacteriaceae bacterium genomic stretch:
- a CDS encoding SAM-dependent chlorinase/fluorinase: MENIVAIISDYGLKDYYVGSVHGVIRSVNPEAKIVDITHNTRPFDLVDAAVKFKWSYKYFPRGTVFLILVDPDPTAEPIIVSTENYFIVCPNNGVGSLVFQEEKPESVYRITADHYFLKSPGNFRGRDVLTPIAAELAKLQSAYHLGDKIELNQLKLFAIPQPRQVAPNIFEAIVLDVDNFGNLILNLETKTLPKAVEINGVRVEKASSEFKGLNRGELFISIHPEGNVQIVAYMANAAMLLKAQRGTKVKVEF, encoded by the coding sequence ATGGAAAACATAGTTGCCATTATTTCCGATTATGGACTAAAAGACTATTATGTTGGTTCAGTTCACGGTGTTATAAGAAGCGTAAACCCAGAAGCCAAAATCGTTGATATAACTCACAACACTAGACCTTTTGATCTTGTAGATGCAGCAGTTAAATTTAAGTGGTCTTACAAATACTTCCCAAGGGGAACAGTTTTCTTAATCCTTGTCGATCCAGACCCTACTGCAGAACCTATTATAGTTTCTACAGAAAACTACTTTATCGTTTGTCCAAACAATGGAGTAGGAAGTCTTGTATTTCAAGAGGAAAAACCGGAAAGCGTTTATAGGATAACAGCTGACCACTATTTCTTGAAAAGTCCTGGAAACTTTAGGGGACGCGATGTCCTAACTCCAATTGCTGCAGAACTTGCAAAACTACAGTCGGCTTATCACCTTGGAGACAAAATAGAACTTAACCAACTTAAACTCTTTGCCATTCCTCAACCTCGTCAAGTTGCTCCTAATATCTTTGAGGCTATTGTCCTTGATGTTGATAACTTTGGAAATCTTATCCTCAACCTTGAGACAAAAACTCTTCCAAAGGCTGTTGAAATCAATGGAGTTAGAGTTGAGAAGGCCTCTTCAGAGTTTAAAGGACTAAACAGAGGTGAACTTTTTATATCTATTCATCCAGAAGGAAATGTGCAGATTGTTGCATATATGGCAAATGCTGCTATGCTTTTAAAAGCACAAAGAGGAACAAAAGTAAAAGTGGAGTTTTAA
- a CDS encoding TonB family protein, translated as HWVNPYSSIPNGKENKVVIYIVVNKKGEISSLDVENLSSDSLFNRAAISAIYAAAPFDPIPESVNLKEVKIKVEFETK; from the coding sequence CATTGGGTAAATCCTTACTCCTCTATCCCCAATGGAAAGGAAAACAAAGTAGTCATCTACATAGTCGTTAACAAAAAAGGGGAAATTTCCTCTTTAGATGTCGAAAATCTTTCTTCTGATAGTCTTTTTAATAGAGCTGCTATTTCTGCTATTTATGCTGCAGCTCCATTTGATCCAATTCCTGAAAGTGTAAACTTAAAAGAGGTAAAAATAAAAGTAGAGTTTGAAACAAAGTAA